The following are encoded together in the Populus trichocarpa isolate Nisqually-1 chromosome 5, P.trichocarpa_v4.1, whole genome shotgun sequence genome:
- the LOC7486574 gene encoding uncharacterized protein LOC7486574, with translation MELRTILKTPLGQLTRKLQVHPELHTGITYHCLSNQIIRDICVRGLVERNLPGYKDSFWRVVAQCTALLPEDKPRYVMGVGYPLDIVVCSALGADMYDCVYPTRTARFGTALVPEGLLKLKHKSMADDTRPIDPTCACMVCKNYTRAYIHCLVTKDAMGSQLLSYHNLYCMLPLQTKIIASFCEFCYIL, from the exons ATGGAGCTCCGAACGATCCTCAAAACCCCACTTGGCCAACTAACTAGAAAACTTCAAGTTCACCCTGAATTACATA ctGGTATAACTTACCATTGTCTTTCTAACCAAATAATCAGGGATATATGTGTTAGAGGCTTGGTGGAGAGGAATTTACCTGG CTATAAAGATTCATTTTGGCGAGTTGTTGCTCAGTGTACTGCTCTGTTGCCTGAAGATAAACCACGATATGTGATg GGTGTTGGTTATCCACTGGATATTGTAGTTTGCAGTGCTTTAGGTGCTGACATGTATGACTGTGTTTATCCCACTCGTACTGCTCGTTTTGGCACAGCTCTTGTACCAGAg GGATTGCTGAAACTTAAGCACAAATCAATGGCCGATGATACTCGTCCCATTGATCCAACATGTGCTTGCATG GTTTGTAAGAATTATACAAGGGCATACATCCATTGTCTTGTTACAAAAGATGCTATGGGATCACAGCTTCTGTCATACCACAATTTGTATTGCATGTTGCCgttacaaacaaaaataatagctTCTTTCTGTGAGTTTTGTTATATCTTGTAA